From Medicago truncatula cultivar Jemalong A17 chromosome 7, MtrunA17r5.0-ANR, whole genome shotgun sequence, a single genomic window includes:
- the LOC25481538 gene encoding F-box/kelch-repeat protein At3g23880, which translates to MAPGNHDNDVNNVVSSHSFMEETTTTKRQKPANTIGTLTSPPPLPSLPLDLVAEILSPSLSTKRHHLIVSTTNNLGELLLFDSPIPSDFLFSTINHTKLNYPNCLKIGYTPPSLGCSRSCDGILCFTINNGPAVLWNPSIRTFKILPPLDDKHLSAYSFGYDHLINNYKIVALSLCKDKTEVSVHTLGTYSWIKIHDFPYTSPLCGSGIFVNGNVNWLALDGVTSSCVIVSLDLTKESYQKLLPPNMEMDHWTTLGVLKDCLCIFASNDVFLNVWAMKEYGNVESWTKSYHIPHKEFHGLFAYTYENENDQLLMDFNELGHYSLKLVVYDFKSGTLKTHEIQSLRYDMEPEVYIESLISPCF; encoded by the exons ATGGCACCAGGAAACCACGACAATGATGTAAACAACGTAGTTTCCTCTCACTCATTTATGGAGGAAACAACCACCACCAAGAGGCAGAAGCCAGCAAACACTATCGGAACCCTAACATCACCGCCGCCACTACCCAGTCTTCCGTTAGATCTTGTTGCCGAAATCCTGT CACCTTCATTGTCAACAAAGCGCCACCACCTCATCGTAAGCACTACCAACAACTTAGGCGAGTTACTTCTCTTTGATTCACCAATACCCTCTGATTTTTTATTCTCTACTATCAACCACACAAAACTCAATTACCCTAATTGTCTGAAAATTGGATACACTCCTCCTTCGCTTGGGTGCTCTCGCTCTTGTGACGGCATCCTTTGTTTCACCATAAATAATGGTCCTGCTGTTTTGTGGAACCCTTCCATTAGAACATTCAAGATTTTGCCTCCTTTGGATGATAAACATTTATCCGCTTATAGTTTCGGGTATgatcatttaattaataattataagatTGTTGCTCTTTCTCTTTGTAAGGACAAAACAGAAGTTAGTGTTCATACTTTGGGTACGTATTCTTGGATAAAGATACATGACTTCCCATATACTAGTCCGTTATGTGGGTCAGGAATATTTGTGAATGGCAATGTTAATTGGTTGGCATTAGATGGTGTGACTTCTTCGTGTGTCATTGTTTCTCTTGATTTGACGAAAGAGTCATATCAAAAGCTTTTGCCACCTAATATGGAGATGGATCATTGGACGACTTTGGGGGTTTTAAAGGATTGCTTGTGCATCTTTGCAAGTAATGATGTGTTTTTGAATGTTTGGGCTATGAAGGAATATGGAAATGTAGAGTCTTGGACTAAATCGTATCATATTCCTCACAAGGAATTTCATGGTTTGTTTGCCTACACTTATGAGAATGAGAATGACCAACTGCTTATGGACTTTAATGAGTTGGGACATTACAGTTTGAAGTTGGTTGTTTACGATTTCAAAAGCGGTACCTTGAAAACTCATGAGATTCAAAGTTTGCGATATGATATGGAGCCAGAAGTCTACATTGAGAGTCTAATATCACCTTGTTTTTAA